From a single Pseudomonadota bacterium genomic region:
- a CDS encoding efflux RND transporter permease subunit, which produces MKLTDAAVANPATVGVVVAIVALFGLTSLTSLPIQLLPDIEQPQMSVWTGWRAASPKEVESEILEPQERVLQGLPGLEALQGNANNGGAFVGLRFSLGTDMQQTMLEVISRMNRLPPLPADAEQPVVNLGQGFGGGNANNQLTWFFVQLLPGTPGNINDYQRLINDVVRPRIEAIPGVASIEINAGSAQELQIRIDPYRAAELGIELPRVAALAGSANDVSGGFVDIGRRQYTLRFEGRYDPSRLGELILDWRDGRPIRLSDIADIEVARGRTNGVMVQNGNPALGIRIDRQSGANVLETLNRVKAEVALLRDGPLAEAGLGIEQSFDASVFIKRAVSLVLGNLGLGILLAIGVLWWFLRDRRATLLIASAIPVSLLATFIVLQLTGRSFNIISLAGLAFAVGMVLDAAIVVAENIVRLRESGQVATVAALTGTRQVQGALLASTATTVAIFIPVLFLADVEGQLFADLALTIAIAVVISMLVAITVLPALAGNWLRAKTLRSRAANGGYGQMADFLMQLTDTPTRRVAWVVGLIAGPLALGIWLFPQMDYLPPVKRDAVDAFLQMPPGSTQDVKRDEVYATIVERLQPYMDGEKEPALKNYYIWGWPEGGTIGVRVQDQSRVDELVQILRTEIFPGIPDFAGYPEQGLLFGGFGGGRAISLSLQSSDSAALYATAGEARRLLTEQFPGANVQIWPSTEDATPELRLTPNDQRINELGWDRRAVGSLVRTLGSGLWLGEYFDGEKRMDIILSAQDWTSPEALAAVPVVTPSGAVVPFGELASVRRATGPNSISRLDGRRTVTVNFNPPEAYSLESAVSIVKEEVEPALKAMLPADGAILYGGSADALNKAIATMSKNFGLALLILFLLMAGLFRSLRDSALVMVTIPMSTVGGIVALKLLNLISLQPMDLLTMIGFIILLGLVVNNAILLVHRTRQAEADGASRDEAVRGALEQRLRPIFMSTTTSIFGMLPLLLLPGAGSVIYRGLAAAIVGGMTISLLFTLIMLPSLLRLGRSKPDMLEPKPVQTQPLESVA; this is translated from the coding sequence ATGAAACTGACCGACGCCGCTGTCGCCAATCCCGCTACCGTGGGGGTGGTTGTTGCCATTGTGGCCCTGTTTGGGCTCACCTCGCTAACCAGTCTACCGATTCAGCTGCTGCCCGACATCGAACAGCCTCAGATGAGCGTCTGGACCGGCTGGCGGGCCGCTTCCCCGAAAGAGGTGGAGTCGGAGATCCTCGAGCCGCAGGAGCGGGTGCTGCAGGGCCTTCCTGGTCTGGAGGCACTGCAGGGCAACGCCAACAACGGCGGGGCTTTTGTCGGTCTGCGCTTCTCGCTGGGCACCGATATGCAGCAAACGATGCTGGAGGTGATCAGCCGCATGAATAGGCTGCCGCCGCTGCCGGCTGACGCTGAGCAGCCCGTGGTCAACCTCGGCCAGGGGTTTGGCGGTGGCAACGCCAACAACCAGCTCACGTGGTTTTTTGTGCAGCTGCTGCCTGGCACGCCCGGCAACATCAACGACTATCAGCGGCTGATCAACGACGTGGTCCGGCCACGCATCGAGGCGATCCCCGGTGTTGCCAGCATCGAGATCAACGCCGGCTCTGCCCAGGAGCTGCAGATCCGCATCGACCCCTATCGCGCCGCCGAGCTGGGCATCGAGCTGCCGCGCGTGGCGGCCCTGGCGGGTAGCGCCAACGACGTTTCGGGCGGCTTTGTGGACATTGGGAGACGCCAGTACACGCTCCGTTTTGAAGGGCGCTACGATCCGTCACGCCTCGGTGAGCTCATCCTCGACTGGCGCGACGGCCGTCCTATCCGCCTCAGCGACATCGCCGACATCGAGGTGGCCCGCGGCCGCACCAACGGCGTGATGGTGCAGAACGGCAACCCGGCGCTTGGCATTCGCATCGACCGGCAAAGCGGCGCGAACGTCCTGGAAACGCTCAACCGCGTTAAAGCCGAGGTTGCGTTGCTGCGCGACGGGCCCCTGGCCGAAGCGGGCCTGGGCATCGAGCAGTCTTTTGATGCGTCGGTGTTTATCAAGCGGGCGGTCTCCCTGGTCCTGGGCAACCTTGGTCTGGGCATCCTGCTCGCCATCGGCGTGTTGTGGTGGTTCCTGCGCGATCGCCGGGCCACGCTCCTGATCGCAAGCGCGATCCCGGTCTCGCTGCTGGCCACCTTTATTGTGCTGCAGCTCACCGGTCGCAGCTTCAACATCATCTCGCTGGCCGGTCTCGCCTTTGCGGTGGGCATGGTGCTGGACGCCGCGATTGTGGTGGCGGAGAACATCGTGCGCCTGCGCGAGAGCGGCCAGGTGGCCACCGTGGCGGCCCTCACCGGCACCCGTCAGGTCCAGGGCGCGCTGCTGGCCTCGACCGCCACCACGGTCGCCATTTTTATTCCGGTGCTGTTCCTCGCGGATGTGGAGGGTCAGCTGTTTGCGGACCTTGCGCTGACCATCGCCATAGCGGTGGTCATCTCCATGCTGGTGGCCATCACCGTGCTGCCGGCGCTGGCGGGCAACTGGCTGCGAGCCAAGACGCTTCGCAGCCGCGCCGCGAACGGCGGCTATGGCCAAATGGCCGACTTCCTGATGCAACTGACCGATACACCGACGCGCCGCGTCGCCTGGGTGGTGGGTCTAATCGCCGGTCCGCTGGCCCTCGGTATCTGGCTGTTTCCCCAGATGGACTACCTGCCGCCGGTGAAACGCGACGCGGTGGACGCGTTCCTGCAAATGCCGCCGGGCTCCACCCAGGACGTCAAGCGCGACGAGGTGTATGCAACCATCGTCGAGCGCCTGCAACCGTACATGGACGGCGAGAAAGAGCCCGCGCTGAAAAACTATTACATCTGGGGCTGGCCCGAAGGCGGCACCATCGGCGTACGGGTGCAGGATCAGAGCCGCGTTGACGAGCTTGTCCAGATCCTGCGCACCGAAATTTTCCCGGGAATTCCGGATTTTGCCGGGTACCCCGAGCAGGGCCTGCTGTTCGGCGGCTTCGGCGGCGGCCGAGCAATTTCGCTTAGCCTCCAGTCTTCCGACAGCGCCGCGCTGTACGCCACGGCCGGTGAAGCCCGGCGCCTCCTCACGGAGCAGTTTCCGGGGGCGAATGTGCAGATCTGGCCCAGCACAGAAGACGCCACGCCGGAGCTGCGGCTAACGCCCAACGATCAGCGCATCAACGAACTCGGCTGGGATCGCCGCGCGGTGGGATCACTGGTCCGAACGCTCGGCAGCGGCCTCTGGCTCGGGGAATACTTCGACGGCGAAAAGCGGATGGACATCATCCTGAGCGCCCAGGATTGGACCAGCCCCGAAGCGCTGGCGGCGGTGCCCGTGGTCACGCCCAGCGGCGCGGTGGTGCCCTTTGGCGAGCTGGCCAGCGTCCGGCGCGCCACCGGCCCCAACAGCATCAGCCGGCTCGACGGACGGCGCACCGTCACGGTCAACTTCAATCCACCTGAAGCCTATTCGCTGGAATCTGCGGTGTCGATTGTCAAAGAAGAAGTCGAGCCGGCGCTCAAGGCCATGCTGCCGGCTGACGGCGCCATCCTCTATGGCGGCAGCGCAGACGCGCTCAACAAAGCGATCGCCACCATGTCCAAGAATTTTGGCCTGGCGCTGCTGATCCTCTTCCTGCTGATGGCGGGCCTGTTCCGCTCGCTGCGCGACAGCGCCCTGGTGATGGTGACCATTCCCATGTCCACCGTGGGCGGGATTGTGGCGCTGAAGCTCCTAAACCTCATTTCGCTGCAGCCGATGGACCTGCTTACCATGATCGGATTCATCATTTTGCTCGGCCTGGTGGTCAACAACGCCATCTTACTGGTGCACCGCACGCGTCAGGCTGAGGCGGACGGCGCCAGCCGTGACGAGGCGGTCCGCGGAGCGCTCGAGCAGCGTCTGCGGCCGATCTTTATGAGCACCACAACCAGTATCTTCGGCATGCTGCCGCTGCTGCTGCTGCCGGGCGCCGGTAGCGTGATCTATCGTGGCCTGGCGGCCGCCATCGTCGGCGGCATGACCATCAGCCTGCTGTTTACGTTGATTATGCTGCCGAGCCTGCTGCGCCTCGGTCGCAGCAAGCCCGATATGCTTGAACCCAAGCCGGTTCAGACGCAGCCTTTGGAGTCTGTCGCATGA
- a CDS encoding serine hydrolase domain-containing protein, translating into MARSCTVVFAFLFALLGAAPALGDSFADLKNDLEQLRKDAGVAGALVMIVDKEGIRHAAGLGVTHWDQPEPMHPDVWIRIGSITKAFVGMAFVRLEGEGELSLTKTLAALNADRWVQNNWAQQHPVTIAQLLEHSAGLTDMVREEWDHNVPLPLTDALKVAPESRRLKWPPGVHSSYSNSGAGVAAAAMEKHLNRDFETYLTEQVLRPLGMAEATFSATVKPKLIGGYDRDGKTPIRYWHMLYRPFGALNLPFAELSRWLSLMLGDGILDGKRHYTVEQLRRMENPATTAAAGGGLVFGYGLGNYHQAHRGFVFHGHGGDADGYLTHCAYNRDAGLGFCVLINAFQGSTLRAMRRRVMDYVVDGLTPSYAPGVPQPMAHLESLTGRYTQATQRFPGSQAPSSLEVTLRDGRLMLVRSSREQHLMPLSRWHFRRRFEPVATTAFIPQDGTMLLQGPFGNFERTQERQPQQ; encoded by the coding sequence ATGGCGCGTTCCTGCACTGTCGTTTTCGCTTTCCTCTTTGCCTTGCTGGGTGCCGCGCCGGCGCTCGGCGACAGCTTTGCTGACCTAAAGAACGATCTGGAACAGCTGCGAAAGGACGCCGGCGTCGCCGGCGCGTTGGTGATGATCGTCGACAAGGAGGGGATCCGACACGCCGCAGGCCTGGGTGTCACCCATTGGGATCAGCCCGAGCCGATGCATCCCGACGTTTGGATCAGGATCGGATCGATCACTAAGGCGTTTGTTGGGATGGCGTTTGTCCGGCTCGAGGGTGAGGGCGAGCTGTCCCTGACCAAAACCTTGGCAGCGCTCAACGCTGATCGCTGGGTGCAGAACAATTGGGCCCAACAACACCCGGTGACGATCGCCCAGCTGCTCGAGCACAGCGCCGGGCTTACCGACATGGTGCGCGAGGAGTGGGACCACAACGTACCGCTGCCGCTGACCGACGCGCTCAAAGTCGCGCCGGAGTCACGTCGTCTGAAGTGGCCGCCCGGCGTTCACAGCTCGTACAGCAACAGCGGGGCCGGCGTTGCGGCGGCCGCGATGGAGAAACATCTCAATCGCGATTTCGAAACCTACCTGACCGAACAGGTGCTGCGCCCACTGGGTATGGCCGAGGCAACCTTTTCGGCGACGGTCAAACCCAAGCTGATCGGCGGCTACGACCGGGACGGTAAAACGCCAATCCGTTACTGGCACATGCTGTATCGGCCCTTCGGTGCGCTCAACCTGCCGTTTGCGGAACTGAGTCGCTGGCTCAGTCTGATGCTCGGCGACGGGATCCTGGACGGTAAGCGCCACTACACGGTTGAACAGCTTCGGCGCATGGAGAACCCGGCGACGACGGCAGCCGCAGGGGGTGGACTGGTCTTCGGCTACGGGCTGGGCAACTATCACCAGGCCCATCGGGGTTTCGTTTTTCACGGCCACGGCGGCGACGCGGATGGTTACCTTACCCACTGCGCGTATAACCGCGACGCCGGGCTGGGGTTCTGCGTGCTGATCAACGCTTTTCAGGGCAGCACGCTGCGGGCCATGCGGCGTCGCGTGATGGACTACGTCGTTGACGGTCTGACGCCCAGCTATGCGCCGGGCGTACCGCAGCCGATGGCTCACCTCGAATCCCTCACCGGGCGCTATACGCAGGCGACTCAGCGGTTTCCCGGCTCACAGGCGCCCTCTAGCCTCGAGGTCACCCTGCGCGATGGCCGCCTGATGCTGGTGCGCAGCAGCCGCGAGCAGCATCTGATGCCCCTGTCACGCTGGCATTTTCGGCGACGCTTTGAACCTGTTGCTACCACCGCGTTCATACCTCAAGACGGAACGATGCTGCTCCAGGGCCCTTTCGGAAACTTCGAAAGGACACAAGAAAGGCAACCGCAGCAATGA
- a CDS encoding efflux RND transporter permease subunit has protein sequence MMGDYLRNGRVLALSVALLIVAGLAGITSLPRTEDPQVLNRLALIITPFPGATPERVESLVSEPIEKELRRLPEVDYTSSTSRAGLSVVRIELKDSVSETARVWSKARDYLNDVVDELPAGTGEPEFFDDRGYAFTTILALTWQGPGSLDLGVLGRYADELDTRLRNVPGTELVRLYGEPEEEVLIEINGPRLTALGMTPQQVAAAVGRSDAKVAAGLLTNTSNQFQVEVAGELDSLERIAEIPVRVDVEGETVRVGDVATVRRALVDPPADLAIVDGKYSVVLGVRMEKNTRVDRWTGRIEEALAEFSGGMSSNVDVEVLFDQDAYTSVRLGTLMMNVLMGFALILGVLMVTLGLRAAIVVALALPLTAAFTLAVMNFYGLPIHQMSVTGLVVALGIMVDNAIVMVDSIQRRYRDGQRAMAAMLGAIRHLWVPLLGSTLTTILAFSPIALMPGPAGEFVSGIALSVIFSLIGSYVISHTVIAGLAGRVLRACPRQGEGGFIWQGLQTPALGQWFRRRLRWFMAHPAISLVAVLVLPIAGFLSVGAMTEQFFPPADRDMFSVEVRLPPQSSIRRTETLVADIRSFLAEEPELERQSWFIGKGVPSFYYNIRSNRDGEPQFATGMLDMTDFRAANEAIPRLQKTLSSRWPEAQIVVRKLEQGPGFQAPIELRLYGPSIERLNLLGEQARQILSLTPDVIATRATLEDAAPKVVVQTREEVSRQSGLERLDLAGQLQAGLSGQISGSVLEGSEELPVRVRVGNASRGTLTDLSNVYLAPQRAVAGNEFQGMPVTALATLELKPSSGAIARRDGQRVNTVEGYLRADVLPDLVLTQFKRALADNGFVLPAGYTMEYGGEASGRNDAVGSLLSSVGIILTLLVLVVVLSFNSFRLSAIIFSVAGASMGLGILSVFAFGYPFGFTVIVALMGLMGLAINGAIVILAELKGDPAACRGEVAPIIEGVMSCTRHISSTTITTVGGFMPLILEGGGFWPPFAIAVAGGTVLTTTLSLVFTPLAFRFFAVRRAFEVNQEGGAVVNLDPRQPSEELAGLRRSA, from the coding sequence ATGATGGGCGACTACCTTCGCAACGGCCGGGTGCTGGCCCTGTCGGTTGCACTGCTGATCGTGGCCGGACTGGCCGGGATAACGTCACTGCCGCGAACCGAAGACCCTCAGGTGCTGAACCGCCTGGCGCTGATCATCACGCCGTTTCCGGGCGCGACCCCTGAGCGCGTTGAGTCGCTCGTCTCCGAGCCGATTGAAAAGGAACTGCGTCGCCTGCCGGAGGTGGACTACACCAGCTCAACATCGCGCGCCGGCCTGTCGGTGGTTCGGATCGAGCTGAAAGATTCGGTGAGCGAGACTGCGCGGGTCTGGTCAAAAGCTCGAGACTATCTGAACGACGTCGTCGACGAGCTGCCAGCCGGAACCGGCGAGCCGGAGTTTTTTGACGACCGCGGCTATGCGTTCACCACCATCCTCGCGCTGACGTGGCAGGGTCCAGGTTCGCTCGACCTGGGCGTGCTCGGCCGCTACGCCGATGAGCTGGACACCCGCCTGCGCAATGTCCCTGGCACCGAACTGGTTCGCCTCTACGGTGAGCCGGAGGAAGAAGTGTTGATCGAGATCAACGGCCCCCGGCTAACGGCGCTGGGCATGACGCCGCAACAGGTCGCCGCCGCGGTTGGCCGCAGCGACGCCAAGGTGGCCGCCGGGCTGCTGACCAATACCAGCAATCAGTTTCAGGTGGAGGTAGCAGGCGAGCTCGACTCGCTGGAGCGCATCGCCGAGATCCCGGTTCGCGTGGATGTTGAAGGCGAAACGGTTCGGGTCGGTGATGTGGCCACGGTTCGTCGTGCGCTGGTAGACCCGCCGGCCGACTTGGCGATTGTCGACGGGAAATACTCGGTGGTGCTCGGCGTGCGGATGGAAAAAAACACGCGCGTTGACCGCTGGACCGGGCGCATCGAGGAGGCGCTGGCGGAGTTCAGTGGCGGCATGTCGAGTAACGTCGACGTTGAGGTCCTGTTCGACCAGGACGCCTATACCAGCGTCAGGCTCGGAACCCTGATGATGAACGTGCTGATGGGCTTTGCGCTGATCCTGGGGGTGCTGATGGTGACCCTGGGGCTGCGGGCTGCCATTGTCGTCGCGCTCGCGTTACCGCTCACCGCCGCCTTCACCCTGGCGGTCATGAACTTCTACGGCCTGCCGATTCACCAGATGTCGGTCACAGGCCTGGTCGTGGCGCTAGGCATCATGGTGGACAACGCTATCGTGATGGTTGACTCGATCCAGCGCCGCTATCGGGACGGGCAGCGAGCTATGGCGGCGATGCTCGGCGCCATCCGCCACCTATGGGTACCGCTGCTGGGCTCCACGCTGACCACGATCCTGGCGTTTTCGCCCATTGCCCTGATGCCCGGACCGGCCGGAGAGTTTGTCAGCGGCATTGCGCTGTCGGTGATCTTCTCCCTGATTGGATCTTACGTCATCTCTCATACCGTGATTGCCGGCCTCGCCGGCCGGGTGCTGCGGGCCTGCCCGCGCCAGGGGGAAGGCGGCTTTATCTGGCAGGGACTACAGACGCCCGCCCTGGGGCAGTGGTTCCGGCGGCGACTGCGCTGGTTTATGGCCCATCCGGCGATCAGCCTGGTGGCGGTGCTGGTGCTGCCGATCGCCGGATTCCTGTCGGTCGGAGCGATGACCGAACAGTTCTTTCCGCCGGCCGACCGAGACATGTTCAGCGTCGAGGTGCGTCTGCCGCCGCAGAGCAGCATTCGGCGCACCGAAACGCTGGTTGCCGACATTCGCAGCTTCCTCGCCGAGGAGCCTGAGCTTGAGCGCCAGTCGTGGTTTATCGGCAAGGGTGTGCCGTCGTTCTACTACAACATCAGAAGCAACCGGGATGGTGAGCCCCAGTTTGCGACCGGCATGCTGGACATGACCGATTTCCGTGCGGCCAACGAAGCCATTCCGCGGCTCCAGAAAACCCTGAGCAGCCGCTGGCCGGAAGCGCAAATTGTCGTGCGCAAGCTGGAGCAGGGGCCAGGTTTCCAGGCGCCGATTGAGCTCCGGCTGTACGGACCCAGCATCGAGCGCCTGAACCTGCTCGGTGAGCAGGCCCGGCAGATTCTATCCCTCACGCCGGACGTGATCGCAACCCGCGCGACGCTGGAAGATGCGGCGCCCAAGGTGGTGGTTCAAACCCGCGAGGAGGTTTCACGTCAAAGCGGCCTGGAGCGACTGGACCTCGCCGGTCAGCTGCAGGCCGGGCTGTCGGGGCAGATCAGTGGCTCGGTCCTTGAGGGCAGTGAAGAGCTGCCGGTGCGCGTCCGGGTCGGCAACGCCAGCCGCGGCACGCTGACCGACCTCAGCAACGTTTACCTGGCACCCCAACGTGCCGTTGCCGGTAACGAGTTTCAGGGTATGCCCGTGACGGCGCTTGCCACGCTCGAGCTCAAGCCCTCCAGCGGCGCCATCGCCCGGCGGGACGGGCAGCGCGTCAACACGGTGGAAGGCTACCTGCGGGCTGACGTGCTGCCGGACTTGGTCCTGACGCAGTTCAAACGGGCGCTGGCTGACAACGGCTTTGTCCTGCCGGCCGGTTACACCATGGAGTATGGCGGGGAAGCTTCCGGCCGCAACGATGCCGTGGGCAGCCTCTTATCCAGTGTCGGGATCATCCTGACCTTGCTGGTGCTCGTGGTGGTGCTGTCGTTCAACTCTTTCCGCCTGAGCGCGATTATCTTCTCTGTGGCGGGCGCCTCGATGGGGCTGGGTATCCTCAGTGTTTTTGCCTTTGGCTACCCGTTTGGCTTCACCGTGATTGTCGCGCTGATGGGTCTCATGGGCTTGGCCATCAATGGCGCGATTGTCATTCTGGCGGAGCTGAAAGGGGATCCAGCCGCCTGCCGCGGCGAGGTTGCGCCCATCATCGAGGGCGTCATGAGCTGCACCCGCCACATCAGCTCCACCACGATCACCACGGTCGGTGGCTTTATGCCGCTGATTCTTGAGGGTGGGGGCTTCTGGCCGCCGTTTGCGATCGCCGTCGCGGGCGGCACGGTTCTGACGACCACGCTGTCGCTGGTTTTTACCCCGCTGGCCTTCCGCTTCTTTGCGGTCCGGCGCGCATTTGAGGTGAATCAGGAGGGGGGTGCGGTGGTCAATCTCGATCCGCGCCAGCCGTCAGAAGAGCTGGCCGGCCTGCGCCGGTCAGCCTAA
- a CDS encoding efflux RND transporter periplasmic adaptor subunit gives MKHATIAPSLILLASVFAGPTLAQDGPPPVQVETALAVRQEVASTSWFPGTVVSRNDARIAAEVSGRATWVAEVGTALRAGGEIARVDDRMLSLQLADNDANIKRLEAQLKYEASQVARLDQLADTNNAAANQLDQARSQAEVVSQQLNSAKVAREQINYNIERSRIRAPFPGRVVERLVQPGEFLNPGVPVARLVDTDDKEIRVQAPVSAARFVRDGATVTVKDEYLSRDNAVRTVIPVGDERSRMIEIRVAVSEPEWVIGSAVRVALPSSEVRELVSIPRDALVLRGSEMFVYRVTAESTAERVDVTTGVGLGDHVEVTGNVTAGDELVIRGAERLRPGQALNVARS, from the coding sequence ATGAAACACGCAACGATTGCCCCCTCGCTAATCCTGCTGGCTTCAGTCTTCGCCGGCCCAACGCTAGCGCAGGACGGACCACCACCCGTCCAGGTAGAAACAGCGCTCGCCGTGCGCCAGGAAGTGGCGTCCACCAGCTGGTTTCCGGGCACGGTGGTCAGCCGTAACGACGCGCGTATCGCCGCGGAGGTGAGCGGCCGGGCCACCTGGGTGGCCGAGGTAGGCACGGCGCTGCGGGCGGGCGGCGAAATTGCGCGGGTCGACGACCGGATGCTCAGCCTGCAGCTTGCGGACAACGACGCCAACATCAAGCGGCTCGAAGCGCAGCTCAAGTACGAAGCGTCGCAGGTCGCGCGGCTTGACCAGCTCGCTGACACCAACAACGCCGCCGCGAACCAGCTCGATCAGGCGCGTTCGCAGGCGGAGGTGGTGAGCCAGCAGCTCAACTCGGCCAAGGTGGCGCGGGAGCAGATCAACTACAACATCGAACGCAGCCGGATCCGCGCGCCTTTCCCCGGCCGCGTGGTCGAGCGACTCGTGCAGCCGGGTGAGTTTCTCAATCCTGGCGTACCGGTGGCGCGGCTGGTGGATACCGACGACAAAGAGATCCGGGTTCAGGCGCCGGTGAGCGCCGCACGGTTTGTGCGCGATGGCGCGACCGTCACGGTGAAAGATGAGTACCTGAGCCGCGACAACGCGGTTCGAACCGTGATCCCGGTGGGCGACGAAAGGTCGCGCATGATTGAGATCCGGGTAGCGGTCAGCGAGCCGGAGTGGGTGATCGGCAGCGCCGTGAGGGTTGCCCTGCCCAGCAGCGAAGTCCGGGAGCTGGTGTCGATTCCCCGGGATGCCCTGGTGCTGCGCGGCAGCGAAATGTTTGTATACCGGGTAACCGCCGAATCCACCGCGGAGCGAGTGGACGTGACCACCGGCGTCGGGCTTGGTGACCACGTGGAGGTCACCGGCAATGTCACCGCCGGTGACGAACTGGTTATTCGGGGCGCGGAGCGTCTGCGACCCGGCCAGGCGCTCAACGTCGCCCGGTCCTGA